A genomic segment from Micromonospora echinaurantiaca encodes:
- a CDS encoding cupin domain-containing protein codes for MSERTLRLVAARDVPPDRRRGGELRVLLGPRTVGSTSGFMGVAALAPGERIAEHYHPYSEEFLYVCRGAITVDLDDRPVPLAAGEALLVPVDVRHRLRNTGDEPAEVVFHLGPLAPRPELGHVDTELAEHRGGS; via the coding sequence ATGAGTGAGCGGACACTGCGGCTGGTCGCCGCCCGGGACGTACCGCCGGACCGGCGCCGTGGCGGTGAGCTGCGGGTGCTGCTCGGCCCGCGGACGGTCGGCAGCACCTCCGGCTTCATGGGGGTGGCGGCGCTCGCGCCGGGGGAGCGGATCGCCGAGCACTATCACCCCTACAGCGAGGAGTTCCTCTACGTGTGCCGCGGCGCGATCACCGTGGACCTCGACGACCGGCCGGTGCCGCTGGCCGCCGGGGAGGCGTTGCTCGTTCCGGTCGACGTCCGGCACCGGCTGCGCAACACCGGCGACGAGCCGGCCGAGGTGGTCTTCCACCTCGGGCCGCTGGCGCCCCGGCCCGAGCTCGGCCACGTCGACACCGAGCTGGCCGAGCACCGGGGTGGGTCGTGA